From a region of the Candidatus Eisenbacteria bacterium genome:
- a CDS encoding FAD-binding protein — protein sequence MPSLVQELAKRVRGRVIGPGSIDAERTTNFGHVFTGVPAAVVEPSSAADVAATIALARERRVAVVTRGAAHSQSRISVSDGGILLDMRSLTGVSPVDAKSMTVDVLAGTSWWDLVRKVAPEGFAPPVLTNNLGVTVGGTLSIAGIGVASFRHGTQGDQVAEMDVVTGDGETRSCAPDRDPDLYWAAIAGLGQVGVITRARLRLRRFLPMTRTYYLLYDRVEPFLKASVHAMDSGKWDHLESWASPSPQGTKPVSGKRQVFARWFFPFHPTVEFDPKSPPDDAALLEGLDPYEHLYTDDLPTERFFERLETVFDLWKRGGTWGHVHAWMETVLPWETVPHLLEAILPDLPPSILVGGHVLLWPAKGSTSRSRLFMRPPGENLMGFGILPAIPAPFWDEARPMLENASRLSIAMGGKRYLSGYVEFDDQDWRAHFGPEWAFFQAAKRRYDPDGILNPGFVPLHTAAPAAARGA from the coding sequence GTGCCTTCGCTCGTACAGGAGCTTGCGAAGCGCGTCCGCGGACGCGTGATCGGCCCCGGGTCGATCGACGCCGAGCGCACCACCAACTTCGGCCACGTCTTCACCGGCGTGCCCGCGGCGGTGGTGGAGCCCTCCTCCGCCGCCGACGTCGCGGCCACGATCGCCCTCGCGCGCGAGCGAAGGGTCGCGGTCGTCACGCGCGGCGCGGCGCACAGTCAGAGCCGGATCTCGGTGAGCGACGGCGGGATCCTGCTCGACATGCGCTCGCTCACGGGCGTGAGTCCGGTCGACGCGAAGTCGATGACGGTCGACGTGCTCGCGGGGACGAGCTGGTGGGATCTGGTGCGGAAGGTCGCTCCGGAGGGGTTCGCGCCTCCCGTCCTCACGAACAACCTCGGCGTCACGGTCGGCGGCACGCTCTCGATCGCCGGGATCGGCGTGGCGTCGTTCCGGCACGGCACGCAAGGGGATCAGGTCGCCGAGATGGACGTCGTGACCGGGGACGGGGAGACGCGATCGTGCGCACCGGACCGGGATCCCGACCTCTACTGGGCCGCGATCGCGGGCCTGGGCCAGGTCGGCGTGATCACGCGCGCCCGGCTCCGCCTGCGCCGATTCCTTCCGATGACGCGTACCTACTACCTTCTCTACGACCGCGTGGAGCCGTTCCTGAAGGCATCCGTTCACGCGATGGACTCGGGCAAGTGGGACCATCTCGAGAGCTGGGCCTCGCCGTCGCCGCAGGGAACGAAGCCGGTGAGCGGGAAACGGCAGGTGTTCGCGCGCTGGTTCTTTCCGTTCCATCCGACCGTGGAGTTCGATCCGAAGAGCCCGCCCGACGACGCCGCGCTCCTCGAAGGACTCGATCCCTACGAGCACCTCTACACGGACGATCTCCCCACGGAGCGGTTCTTCGAGCGTCTCGAAACCGTGTTCGACCTCTGGAAGCGGGGCGGGACGTGGGGGCACGTGCACGCGTGGATGGAGACGGTGCTTCCATGGGAGACCGTGCCGCACCTCCTCGAGGCGATCCTGCCCGATCTTCCGCCGTCGATCCTGGTCGGGGGGCACGTGCTCCTCTGGCCCGCGAAGGGATCCACGTCGCGCTCGCGCCTCTTCATGCGCCCTCCCGGCGAGAACCTGATGGGATTCGGAATCCTTCCCGCGATCCCGGCCCCTTTCTGGGACGAGGCCCGGCCCATGCTCGAGAACGCGAGCCGGCTCTCGATCGCGATGGGAGGGAAGCGCTACCTCTCCGGATACGTGGAGTTCGACGACCAGGACTGGCGCGCGCACTTCGGTCCGGAGTGGGCGTTCTTCCAGGCGGCGAAACGCCGGTACGATCCCGACGGGATCCTGAACCCGGGCTTCGTGCCGCTCCACACGGCCGCTCCCGCGGCCGCGAGAGGAGCCTGA